The stretch of DNA TTGTGAACATCTACTATTATTAATAATGACTTTTCATTCATTTGCTCTTTAGCTTCTTCTGGAGTAATTAGTATCTCATCATATTTATCGTCATTTTTAATTTTAGATAAATAATATTCTATAGAATTATTTTCTTTATTCATTATAATATTACAACTTTTCCCTAATTGTTTTACTACTGCTGATAATCCTATAGCTGAACCAAAGCAATCCATATCTGGGCTAGAGTGTCCTATAATAAATACATTACTACTTTCATATATTAATTCTTTTAATGCATGTGCTATAACTCTTGCTCTAACTCTAGTTCTTTTTTCTATTTCTCTACTATTTCCACCAAAAAAGGTTATATTCTCATTGCTTTTGACAGCAACTTGATCTCCACCTCTACCTAAAGATAATTCTTTAGCAGTAACTGCAAAATTATAGTTTTCTTGCGGAGAAGTTCCACCTCTACCAACACCTATACTAAGAGTTACCTCTAAAGTATTTCCTCTATCTATTTTAGAGATCTCATCTAAAATATTAAATTTAGAATTTATTTCTTCGTTTACATACTTATCCTGAACAGAAAGTACATACTTATTAGAGTCATATTTTGTTATCATTGCTTTAAGTTTTTGAGCATACGTATTTATAGCTTTTTCTACTTCTGCAACCAACATAGGTCTGTCGCTTTCGCTTGTTGTTTCTAACGCCTCTGATAAATTATCTACCTCTATTAACATTATACTTTCTTTAGTATTCTCTATATTTCTTAGATTACTTATATCATTAAAATAAACAATATATATTTCTTCTTCATCATCTTCTAGTTTAATATGGCTAGCATATACTCTATACAAAGAATCTAATATCTTTATCCTTTGATGTAAGTCTTTATCACAAGCTAATAATCTTGCTAAATTTAATCCTCTAGCTATACTAACTACATTTAATCCAACAGGCTCTTCTTCTGTAAACTTATGAAATTTAGAATTCCCCCAGATTATTTTCCCTGTTTTATCTATTATAGCTACTGGAAATATTAAATTAAATATATTTTGATTTATTGAATTATTTATACTAACATTTAATTCTTCTATAGAGTTTTGATGTTTATTTTTAATAAGATACTCTGTTACATTAAATATAATAAAAATAATAAGTAATATTGAACCTAGTAGCGCGCTCTTTATATAATAGAAACCTATACACGCTCCTATAAACATTAGAGGTATTATCATTGGCTTAATGCTCTCTAGCTTTTTTTTCATAAAAGCCTCCTATATCATTAATTAATGATTTTTCTTTAAATGTCCTTGAAGCTTACTTAAACTTCTACCATCTTTTTCATACTCATGTCCTTCTGCTATGCCTGCTTTTAATTTTCTTTTAATATCGTCATCTACATCATCACACGAATATCCTAGTTTTTGTCCCAAAACATACAATATTAATATAGCACCTGATATACAATTTAATACGGCATCTTGAGCTACATTACTACCTTTAGTTAATAAATGATAGAACTCTCCAATTATACATAAAAGGTTAGCTTTTAGATTTTCTATCATTTTCATATTAGCCATTATATTTAGGTCCTCTCTCTTCACTCTTTTCACCCCTGTTCACATACCCTTGTATATATATTTTAATTATAAACGATTATTAATGCAACAAATTCTATACCCTAATTACAAATTATGTAAACACTTTTTAATATTTATTTTTGTTTAATAAATATTTTTATAGCAAAAAACCCCTGACAAGTCAGGGGTTATAATTATTACTCAGTTGTAAATGGTAATAATGCTATGTTTCTTGATCTCTTTATAGCACTTGTTAATTGTCTTTGGTGCTTAGCGCAAGTTCCAGAAATTCTTCTTGGTAATATCTTACCTCTTTCTGTAACGAACTTTCTTAACTTAGCTATATCTTTGTAATCTATAGCTTCAGCTTTTTCTACGCAGAAAGCACATACTTTTCTCTTAGATCTTCTCATTTTTCCAGATCTTTTTACATCTCTCATGCTTAGTTCCTCCTTATAAAATTTAGACATTTAGAAAGGCATATCTCCATCATCTACAGGAGTCATGTCTTCATCAAAACTCATTCCTCCAAATATATCATTTGAGGAATTTGAATAACCAGAATTGTTATTTGAAGATCCATATCCACCATTTGATGAACCTTGGTCTCTTCCACCACCAGCGTTTCCTGAACCGATAAATTCAAATGAATCTACAACTACATCAGTTGTATATCTTTTAGTTCCATCTTTAGCATCATAACTACCAGTTCTAATGCTTCCAGTAACAGCTAATTGTCTTCCTTTAGTAAGATATTGTGCTATTGTTTCACCTGTTTTACCAAAAGCTATACAATTGATAAAATCAGTTTCTTCTTTTTTGAATGGTCTATTTACAGCTAAAGAAAATCTTGTAACAGCAGTACCGCTACCAGCCGCAAAATTTAACTCTGGATCTCTAGTGAGTCTTCCAATAAGTATAACCTTATTCATTCAATATCACCTCTTACGCTTCTTGTTTAACAATGATGTGTCTTATAACACCATCAGTAATTCTGAATATTCTGTCTAACTCTTTTGGTAGGTCAGCATCAGCATTGAAGTTGATTAACGTATAGAATCCTTCGTTAACTTTTGAGATTTCGTAAGCAAGCTTTCTTCTACCCCAAACATCAACGTTTTCTATAGTTCCTCCACCATTTTCTATTACACCCTTAAACTTTTCGATGTTAGCTTTACAAGCTTCTTCATCTAATGATGGGTGTAGTATAAATATAGTTTCGTACTTTCTCATCATTTTCACCTCCTCCCCTCGGACAATGGCTGTGTCTTCCACAGCAGGGATTACAATTTTATATTTTATCAGTTTAATTTTTGTTTTGCAAGTTTTTTATTTGAATTACTATATATTAACTATTTTTTTTGCATCTTTTTGAAATTTACTTCTTGGAAGCATTATTATTCTTCCGCATCCCGTACACTTTATTTTTATATCTGCACCTAATCTAATAACTTCAAAAGACTTACTTCCACAAGGATGTTGTTTTTTCATTTCAACAATATCTCCTAATTCAAACGTATCTACCATATTTTATCCCTCCATTTATAATTCTTATATATATAGTCAACTTTATTTATTATCTTTCTTTATTATTTGAGTTTTAGGATATGGAATCTCTATACCAGCTTCATCTAAAGCTTCTTTAATATTTTTTCTTAATTCTCTTTCCATTTTCCATTGGCTTAAAGGTTTTGCCCTACCAATTACTCTAATATTAACACCTGATGCATTTAAAGATGTAACTCCTAAAACTTCTATATTTCCCCTTATTTCAGCTCTATTTTCTTCTTTAAATTTCTCACAAACCTTTGTTATTAATTTTATAGTTTCTTCAACATTTTCTTCATATGCAATTTCTACATCTACAAGGAATCTTATATCCCCTCTTGAATGGTTTGTTACTTCTAATATAGACCCATTAGTTATAATATGTAAATCTCCAGTAAAATCTCTCAAAACAGTTGTTCTTATCCCAATATTTTCTACTATACCTGTATATTGATTTATAGTTATATGATCACCAACACCATATTGATCTTCAAACAATATAAAGAATCCATTAATTAAATCTTTTACTAGACTTTGTGCTCCTATACCTATTGCAAAACCTCCAACACCAAGAACAGCTGCTGAAATTCCTGAAAAAACATTAGCTACTATTATTGCTATTCCAGTAAAATATACTCCATATTTAAGAGCACTTTTTAAAACAGCTCCTATTGTTATAGCTTTTTGCTCATTCATTGAAAAACTAAGTTTACTTTTTATTTGACGTTTCATAAACTTATCTATAGCTTTATTTCCTATCTTTATGGTTAAGTACATTATGATTAATATAGAAATGATTTTAAGTCCTTTACTTAAAATCATTTCTATTTCATCCCACATTAATTCTAATTTTACTCCACCTTCAACTTGTTTCTTTAGAGTAAATACCATTAAATAATTACGCATAATACCACCTTTAATATTAATTAATTTCCTTATATCCACATTCTGACTTTAAATATATATTCTTGTAATTTGTTATTTTTTCATTAATTATTCTATTTACGCTATCTTTATCTTCAATTCTTACACACAAACCACAACTTTGAGTTATTGAGGTTGGTGTTGGCATCATTTTAAATATCATACCTTCCTTTTGTAAATTTTTTTCTGCCATCATTGCGTCTAATGTATTCTTAAATACTATAATGTAATACTTCATCTTTTTCCTCCTAATATAATTTATCCGTATAATATTAATTATATTATACTTATTTTTCTTTTTAAATCACTATATAAATAGTTTGATTAATAATTCTTAAAAATTAATGCAATTATTATTTTAATAATTTATAATTATCTTATTATAAACTATTAAAATAAAAGGAGTAGAAATGAGTATATATCTTGATAATGCTAGCACTACTTTTCCTAAGCCTAAAGTAGTTGCAGATGCAATTTATAATTTTATTACCACTGTAGGTGGTAATTCTGGTCGTTCAAACCACTCTAATTCATTAGAGACTAATAGAATATTATTTGAGTGTCGTTCTGCTCTAGCTGAGTTTTTTAATTATAACTCTCTTGAAAATGTTATTTTTACAAATAATATTACTACTTCCTTAAATATTTTAATTCAAGGAAGCTTATCTAATGGTGATCATATAATTACCTCATCTATGGAACATAATTCTGTTATTAGACCTCTTTACTATATGAAGGAACATCACAATATAGAATTAGATATAGTAAAAGCTAATAACCAAGGTTTTATAACAGCTTCTAATATAGAAAAACTTATAAAGCCAAATACAAAGTTTATTATAATAAGTCAAGCTTCAAATGTTACAGGCAGTATTCAACCTATAAAGGATATTGGACTTTTATGTAAAAAGCATAATATATTTTTTATACTTGATACAGCGCAAGGAGCTGGAACTTTAAAAACTGATTTTACTGAACTTAACTTAAGTGCACTAGCTTTTACTGGCCATAAAAGCTTATTAGGTCCTCAAGGTATAGGTGGTTTTATAATTAGTAACGAATTAAACGAATTATGTAAACCTCTATATTTCGGTGGTACTGGTAGTCTGTCCCACGATTTAAATCAGCCTGATTTTTTACCAGATAAATTCGAATCTGGAACTCTAAATACTCCTGGAATTATAGGTTTATTAGAGGCTATAAAATTTATAAATTCAGAAGGGTTAAATACAATATATGAATATAATAAATTTATTCACACTTACTTCATAAAAAATCTATTAAATATTGATAGAATTAAATATTATGGAGATCTAGTAGGTGATAAATCTACTACTTGTTTATCCTTTAATATAGATGGAATTGATACTGCTGAAGTTTCTTATATATTAGATAATGAATTTGGGATTAAAAATAGATCTGGATTACACTGTTCACCTTTAGCCCATAAATCTATAGGTACTTATCCAACTGGAACTATAAGACTAAGTACTAG from Clostridium chauvoei encodes:
- a CDS encoding single-stranded DNA-binding protein — protein: MNKVILIGRLTRDPELNFAAGSGTAVTRFSLAVNRPFKKEETDFINCIAFGKTGETIAQYLTKGRQLAVTGSIRTGSYDAKDGTKRYTTDVVVDSFEFIGSGNAGGGRDQGSSNGGYGSSNNNSGYSNSSNDIFGGMSFDEDMTPVDDGDMPF
- a CDS encoding DUF3343 domain-containing protein, with amino-acid sequence MKYYIIVFKNTLDAMMAEKNLQKEGMIFKMMPTPTSITQSCGLCVRIEDKDSVNRIINEKITNYKNIYLKSECGYKEIN
- the rpsR gene encoding 30S ribosomal protein S18, which translates into the protein MRDVKRSGKMRRSKRKVCAFCVEKAEAIDYKDIAKLRKFVTERGKILPRRISGTCAKHQRQLTSAIKRSRNIALLPFTTE
- a CDS encoding DUF951 domain-containing protein → MVDTFELGDIVEMKKQHPCGSKSFEVIRLGADIKIKCTGCGRIIMLPRSKFQKDAKKIVNI
- a CDS encoding MazG-like family protein, producing the protein MKREDLNIMANMKMIENLKANLLCIIGEFYHLLTKGSNVAQDAVLNCISGAILILYVLGQKLGYSCDDVDDDIKRKLKAGIAEGHEYEKDGRSLSKLQGHLKKNH
- a CDS encoding DHH family phosphoesterase, with amino-acid sequence MKKKLESIKPMIIPLMFIGACIGFYYIKSALLGSILLIIFIIFNVTEYLIKNKHQNSIEELNVSINNSINQNIFNLIFPVAIIDKTGKIIWGNSKFHKFTEEEPVGLNVVSIARGLNLARLLACDKDLHQRIKILDSLYRVYASHIKLEDDEEEIYIVYFNDISNLRNIENTKESIMLIEVDNLSEALETTSESDRPMLVAEVEKAINTYAQKLKAMITKYDSNKYVLSVQDKYVNEEINSKFNILDEISKIDRGNTLEVTLSIGVGRGGTSPQENYNFAVTAKELSLGRGGDQVAVKSNENITFFGGNSREIEKRTRVRARVIAHALKELIYESSNVFIIGHSSPDMDCFGSAIGLSAVVKQLGKSCNIIMNKENNSIEYYLSKIKNDDKYDEILITPEEAKEQMNEKSLLIIVDVHNKGYIQDLSLAEQANRKIIIDHHRRSPDIIEGAILSYIEVYASSTSEMVTELIQYMVQRPNISRLEAEGLLAGIFMDTKGFSFKAGVRTFDAASFLRALGADTIEVKKMFTDDLDDYLLIADTIKSAEVKDGVAIAVAPNRLNESFMIARAADELLNISGINVCFVLGKINEDIIISGRSIGDITVQVILESIGGGGHMNMAGAQLINVSIEQAKEILKQSIIKNLRVGE
- a CDS encoding mechanosensitive ion channel family protein, with translation MRNYLMVFTLKKQVEGGVKLELMWDEIEMILSKGLKIISILIIMYLTIKIGNKAIDKFMKRQIKSKLSFSMNEQKAITIGAVLKSALKYGVYFTGIAIIVANVFSGISAAVLGVGGFAIGIGAQSLVKDLINGFFILFEDQYGVGDHITINQYTGIVENIGIRTTVLRDFTGDLHIITNGSILEVTNHSRGDIRFLVDVEIAYEENVEETIKLITKVCEKFKEENRAEIRGNIEVLGVTSLNASGVNIRVIGRAKPLSQWKMERELRKNIKEALDEAGIEIPYPKTQIIKKDNK
- a CDS encoding aminotransferase class V-fold PLP-dependent enzyme, which codes for MSIYLDNASTTFPKPKVVADAIYNFITTVGGNSGRSNHSNSLETNRILFECRSALAEFFNYNSLENVIFTNNITTSLNILIQGSLSNGDHIITSSMEHNSVIRPLYYMKEHHNIELDIVKANNQGFITASNIEKLIKPNTKFIIISQASNVTGSIQPIKDIGLLCKKHNIFFILDTAQGAGTLKTDFTELNLSALAFTGHKSLLGPQGIGGFIISNELNELCKPLYFGGTGSLSHDLNQPDFLPDKFESGTLNTPGIIGLLEAIKFINSEGLNTIYEYNKFIHTYFIKNLLNIDRIKYYGDLVGDKSTTCLSFNIDGIDTAEVSYILDNEFGIKNRSGLHCSPLAHKSIGTYPTGTIRLSTSYFTQKEDIDFALSAINKISKKGC
- the rpsF gene encoding 30S ribosomal protein S6; translation: MRKYETIFILHPSLDEEACKANIEKFKGVIENGGGTIENVDVWGRRKLAYEISKVNEGFYTLINFNADADLPKELDRIFRITDGVIRHIIVKQEA